From the genome of Spirosomataceae bacterium TFI 002, one region includes:
- a CDS encoding PhoPQ-activated pathogenicity-related protein: MKKRITTAICSLLILTIGHVSLAQNITPQTALKSYMDNGDKTYNWELKDSTNLGNVMAYHLLMTSQKWREYTWRHQLTVFVPKTKIYDGALLFITGGSNKDEQPNWNSNDGLWGVLAGVAEKNKAIVSLIRQVPNQPLYGDLTEDELISYTLHKFKGDRDYSWPLLFPMVKSAVRGMDAVQEFAKQKFKYNVSDFVISGASKRGWTTWLSSAIDDKRVKAIAPMVIDMLNMPATLNYQYTTYGEYSIQIEDYVKLGIPQGTDTEDGKMLTAMIDPFSYRTNLTVPKMLFIGTNDEYWTVDAIKHYWNEIPGKNMIHYVPNAGHNLGGGKQAMEALSAFFGTTIMNKTYPVVNWNITDTSNGVELEVKPDLNEIVEATLWQTTSSDKDFRNNLWLSKNIKLKDLPLVKIKQSYPKKGYEAFYVDLKYKDQNGGNYTVSTRVFVTDNGKVL, translated from the coding sequence ATGAAAAAAAGAATTACAACTGCAATTTGCAGCCTTTTGATTTTAACGATTGGTCATGTTTCTCTTGCCCAAAACATAACACCACAAACTGCCCTAAAAAGCTATATGGATAATGGTGACAAAACTTATAACTGGGAGTTAAAAGACTCCACAAACTTGGGCAATGTGATGGCCTATCATTTGCTTATGACTTCTCAAAAATGGCGTGAATATACTTGGAGACATCAATTGACAGTTTTTGTTCCAAAAACAAAAATTTACGATGGAGCATTGCTCTTTATAACTGGCGGATCAAATAAAGATGAACAACCCAATTGGAACTCGAATGATGGCTTGTGGGGAGTTTTGGCAGGAGTTGCCGAAAAAAACAAAGCGATAGTTTCCTTGATAAGACAAGTACCTAATCAACCCCTATATGGCGATTTGACTGAAGATGAATTGATTTCTTATACATTACACAAATTCAAAGGAGACAGAGATTACTCTTGGCCACTACTTTTCCCAATGGTAAAATCTGCCGTAAGAGGAATGGACGCAGTACAAGAGTTCGCAAAACAAAAATTCAAATATAATGTGAGTGACTTTGTGATTTCGGGAGCTTCCAAAAGAGGATGGACAACATGGTTATCATCGGCCATAGACGACAAGCGTGTAAAAGCAATTGCTCCAATGGTAATAGACATGCTAAACATGCCAGCAACCCTAAATTACCAATATACAACTTATGGTGAGTACAGTATTCAAATTGAAGATTACGTGAAGCTAGGTATTCCACAAGGCACTGATACCGAAGATGGTAAAATGTTGACTGCTATGATTGACCCTTTTTCGTACCGAACGAACCTCACTGTTCCTAAAATGCTATTCATAGGCACCAACGATGAATATTGGACGGTTGATGCAATCAAGCATTATTGGAATGAAATCCCTGGCAAAAACATGATCCATTACGTACCAAATGCCGGACATAACCTTGGTGGCGGAAAACAAGCAATGGAAGCCTTAAGTGCATTCTTTGGAACCACAATTATGAATAAAACTTATCCGGTTGTTAACTGGAATATTACTGACACCAGCAATGGAGTTGAATTAGAAGTCAAACCTGATTTGAATGAAATAGTGGAGGCTACATTATGGCAAACCACCTCATCAGACAAGGATTTCAGAAACAACTTGTGGTTGAGTAAAAACATTAAATTAAAGGACTTACCACTAGTGAAAATAAAACAATCATATCCGAAAAAAGGGTACGAAGCATTTTATGTAGACCTAAAGTATAAAGATCAAAACGGCGGAAACTATACGGTGAGTACTCGGGTTTTTGTTACTGACAATGGTAAAGTATTGTAA
- a CDS encoding exo-1,4-beta-D-glucosaminidase, giving the protein MTKAIRIISVALSFYALISCSTKINISETILSSNWELIASNEVQESGEKLSAETINTEKWAKTTVPNTVMGALVDAGKYPDVFFGDNLAKVSVDQFESSWWFRNTFEISDFKQESEQLRLLIDGINYRADIWLNGEKIAQNDTLYGAFQQFELDITSKAKAGTNILLLEIFPPQVRDFYMGFVDWAPVPPDHNMGIFREIHLKRSGKVTIDASFVAPDVDTQNLEKASLVISSEMSNHSSEVKTILISGKIENISFQKKISLQPHEKIEVKFTPEEFKQLHINQPRLWWPNGLGEPNLYTLELEISEDGNLQDVQHTRFGIRKIETYLNSKNVRGYKVNGREVLIKSAGWVDDLFLRYMPEKDAAQIRYVKEMNLNSLRFEGVWGNNHHIYDLCDENGILLMVGWSCQWEWPDYLGEVLEKKEGDENLPINEDVAKYGVKLSPEEETLFSNYFRDQVKWLRNHPSIFTWAGGSDAMPMPSLEKRYTETLAAYDPTRPFLISTGEFESDISGKSGMKMYGPYEYVPPIYWYEDKEIGGAYGFNSEVGPGPQVPPVSSIKKMIPEGQLWPVENEIWNYHSGRKDFNTLGVYLKALNAKYGQPQDLDDLAFKGQLMNYEAIRPMFEAHVMNRPAATGVVQWMLNSPWPEFYWQLYDYYLMPNGAYFGTKKALSPVSIMYNYYDHSIQVSNDSEGDLANNTAEIKLLDIHSKVVLEKKITINLGSNKTINISKIPELEGKNEVYFLDLKIKDASGKIKADNFYWLASKKDQMDWAQKFWFYTPQKQYADFTGLNKLSKVKIDASKTIETKDDEYRVELKLSNPSDQIAFFIEAELTFGDKNEPILPVFWSDNYISLLPNETKTLTVKCYKKDANNIAPKVAIRVYNGKGKEEI; this is encoded by the coding sequence ATGACAAAAGCAATCCGAATAATTAGTGTAGCCTTAAGTTTCTATGCATTAATCAGTTGTAGTACTAAAATAAACATTAGTGAAACTATTTTAAGCAGTAATTGGGAACTGATAGCTAGCAATGAGGTTCAAGAATCTGGTGAAAAACTCTCGGCTGAAACAATTAATACTGAAAAATGGGCCAAAACTACTGTGCCAAATACTGTGATGGGAGCATTGGTAGATGCTGGTAAATACCCAGATGTTTTTTTTGGCGACAACTTGGCAAAAGTTTCTGTCGACCAGTTTGAATCATCTTGGTGGTTTAGAAACACTTTCGAAATCTCTGACTTCAAACAAGAATCTGAGCAATTGAGATTGCTCATAGACGGCATAAATTATCGTGCTGACATTTGGCTAAATGGAGAAAAAATAGCTCAAAACGACACTCTTTACGGAGCTTTTCAACAATTTGAATTAGATATTACTTCAAAAGCAAAAGCAGGAACAAATATTCTATTGTTAGAAATTTTCCCACCACAAGTCCGCGACTTTTATATGGGATTTGTGGATTGGGCTCCAGTACCACCTGATCATAATATGGGTATTTTTAGAGAGATACACTTAAAAAGATCTGGTAAAGTAACTATTGATGCATCTTTTGTCGCACCAGATGTGGATACCCAAAACCTAGAAAAAGCTTCCCTAGTAATCAGTTCCGAAATGAGCAATCACAGCTCCGAGGTAAAGACTATTTTAATAAGTGGGAAAATAGAAAACATCTCTTTCCAGAAGAAAATATCCTTACAACCTCACGAAAAAATTGAAGTTAAGTTTACACCAGAGGAGTTTAAGCAACTACACATAAATCAGCCCCGACTATGGTGGCCAAATGGTCTTGGCGAACCTAATTTATATACCCTAGAACTCGAAATTAGTGAGGATGGTAACTTACAAGATGTTCAACATACAAGGTTTGGAATTCGTAAAATTGAAACATACCTCAACTCGAAAAATGTGAGAGGTTATAAAGTAAACGGAAGGGAAGTTTTAATCAAAAGTGCCGGTTGGGTGGATGACCTATTCCTCAGGTATATGCCTGAAAAAGATGCCGCTCAAATCCGATATGTGAAAGAAATGAACCTCAATTCTTTAAGGTTTGAGGGTGTATGGGGCAATAATCACCACATATATGACCTATGCGATGAGAATGGTATCCTGCTCATGGTAGGTTGGAGTTGCCAGTGGGAATGGCCCGATTACCTTGGAGAAGTTTTGGAGAAAAAAGAAGGGGACGAAAACTTACCTATCAATGAAGATGTAGCAAAGTATGGCGTAAAACTCAGTCCCGAGGAGGAAACGCTATTCTCCAATTATTTCAGAGATCAAGTAAAATGGCTCCGCAATCATCCTAGTATTTTTACTTGGGCAGGTGGAAGCGATGCCATGCCTATGCCATCACTCGAAAAACGATATACCGAAACACTTGCAGCATATGACCCTACACGACCTTTCCTCATTTCAACAGGTGAGTTTGAAAGTGATATATCGGGTAAGTCAGGCATGAAAATGTACGGACCATACGAATACGTACCACCAATTTATTGGTACGAAGACAAGGAAATTGGCGGAGCCTACGGTTTCAATTCTGAGGTTGGTCCTGGCCCTCAAGTACCGCCAGTAAGTAGTATTAAAAAGATGATTCCTGAAGGCCAACTTTGGCCAGTTGAAAACGAAATATGGAACTACCACTCGGGCAGAAAAGACTTTAACACTTTAGGAGTTTACTTAAAAGCCTTGAATGCTAAATATGGTCAACCTCAAGACCTTGATGATTTGGCATTCAAAGGGCAATTGATGAATTACGAGGCTATAAGGCCCATGTTTGAAGCTCATGTCATGAATCGCCCAGCTGCTACTGGGGTGGTGCAATGGATGCTAAATTCTCCGTGGCCAGAGTTCTATTGGCAATTATACGACTATTACCTCATGCCAAACGGGGCATATTTTGGAACAAAAAAAGCCCTTAGTCCCGTGAGCATAATGTACAATTATTATGACCATAGCATACAGGTCAGTAATGATTCCGAAGGTGATTTAGCAAATAACACAGCCGAAATAAAGCTTTTGGATATTCATTCAAAAGTAGTTTTGGAGAAAAAAATCACCATCAACTTAGGCTCAAATAAAACCATAAACATTTCCAAAATACCTGAGCTTGAGGGCAAAAATGAAGTTTACTTTTTGGACTTAAAAATTAAAGATGCTTCGGGCAAAATCAAAGCGGATAATTTTTACTGGCTTGCGAGTAAAAAAGACCAAATGGATTGGGCACAGAAATTCTGGTTTTATACTCCCCAAAAGCAATATGCTGATTTCACAGGTCTAAATAAGTTATCCAAAGTTAAAATAGACGCATCAAAAACCATTGAAACTAAAGATGATGAGTATCGGGTTGAATTAAAATTATCAAACCCAAGCGATCAAATTGCATTTTTTATTGAGGCAGAACTGACTTTTGGAGACAAAAATGAACCCATCTTACCTGTTTTTTGGTCAGATAATTACATCTCTCTTTTGCCAAATGAAACAAAAACCTTGACAGTTAAATGCTATAAAAAAGATGCCAACAACATAGCACCCAAAGTTGCCATCAGGGTGTATAACGGAAAAGGAAAAGAAGAGATTTAA
- a CDS encoding transcriptional regulator, AraC family: MYKIILLIDFAEEYSKALLKGIAQYSKENGHWIFCRMPLFQRETIGMDGILDFSKEWGANGIIGQLYNDPGIEKFLKAGIPVIAQDFKERFREIPNITGAHKEAGIMGAEYFLKKGFKNFAFYGFKDIVWSRERAEGFEERITKSGYKVYYFEHAMSRSTEVWYYKPSSLSQWLKSLPKPIALMACDDNQGQHITEACRHANIRIPEDVAVLGVDNDEMICEFSDPPLSSIGQDTEKGGYDAAKLLHHMMDNGISEFYDIVVKPTQVITRQSTDIYSTNDKNIATTLKYIHQNIDKKLLVDDIVKQVPLSRRTLEKRFLKMTGYPIYKYIFNLRVEKLSQKLLETDLSVFEIALELGFTDTKNIARQFKQIKGCTPIEYRNQFST, translated from the coding sequence ATGTATAAAATTATTCTTTTGATAGATTTTGCTGAAGAATACAGCAAGGCTCTTTTGAAAGGCATTGCACAATATTCTAAGGAAAATGGTCATTGGATATTTTGTAGAATGCCTCTGTTTCAAAGAGAAACTATCGGTATGGATGGAATACTAGATTTTTCCAAAGAATGGGGTGCCAATGGAATAATAGGCCAACTTTATAATGACCCAGGCATTGAGAAGTTTCTAAAGGCTGGAATTCCAGTAATTGCACAGGATTTTAAAGAGCGATTTCGTGAGATTCCTAACATCACTGGAGCACACAAGGAAGCTGGAATAATGGGTGCTGAGTATTTTCTCAAAAAAGGGTTTAAAAACTTCGCATTTTATGGTTTCAAAGACATAGTGTGGTCGAGAGAAAGAGCGGAAGGTTTCGAAGAAAGGATCACCAAATCGGGTTATAAAGTTTATTACTTTGAGCACGCCATGTCCCGTTCTACAGAGGTGTGGTATTACAAACCTAGTTCGCTAAGTCAATGGTTAAAATCTCTACCCAAACCTATCGCCTTGATGGCTTGTGACGACAACCAAGGTCAGCACATTACTGAAGCCTGCAGGCATGCTAATATTCGTATTCCAGAGGATGTAGCTGTATTGGGAGTTGACAACGACGAAATGATTTGTGAGTTTTCGGATCCGCCACTGTCGAGTATAGGTCAGGATACGGAAAAAGGAGGTTACGATGCCGCCAAACTCTTACACCACATGATGGATAATGGGATTTCTGAGTTTTACGATATTGTTGTAAAACCTACACAAGTGATTACACGTCAGTCCACCGATATCTATTCTACCAATGATAAGAATATTGCTACTACATTAAAATACATACATCAAAACATTGATAAAAAACTACTCGTAGATGACATCGTTAAACAAGTTCCGCTATCTCGAAGGACGCTAGAAAAGCGATTTCTTAAAATGACGGGCTATCCCATTTACAAGTACATTTTTAACCTAAGAGTTGAAAAACTTAGTCAAAAATTGCTTGAAACAGACTTAAGCGTTTTTGAAATAGCCTTAGAGTTGGGTTTTACCGATACTAAGAATATCGCTCGACAATTCAAGCAAATCAAAGGTTGTACGCCTATTGAATATCGGAACCAGTTTTCGACTTAA
- a CDS encoding Fucose permease, with amino-acid sequence MKKNVLIVLLIFFIFFVISFLSNILGPIIPDILNSFDLGIGLAGFLPFSFFVSYGIASIPGGILVEKYKEKKVLLLAFFLAFFGALLFAMIPIFPIALLSLFIIGTGMAMLQVVINPLLRVAGGGKNFAFNSVMAQLFFGGASFLSPMLYTYFVQNVHSGESSNFIIDFINKVVPSDMKWVSLYWVFAVVALLMILIIYAVKFPKVELEDDERIEIGSAFKELLKNKQVVLFFLGIFCYVGTEQGIANWTSKYLQITHNVDPATQGASIISYFWGLLTIGCILGLILLKFFDSRKVLIFFSIGAIISLLLALFGPLSVALICFPLTGFFASVMWSIIVSLALNSVPSHHGTFSGILCTGIAGGAFVPLIIGGLGEVFGLQLAMLFLLVTLGYILSIGIWAKPLVNNSTVKSWREIFNV; translated from the coding sequence ATGAAGAAAAACGTATTGATCGTATTACTTATCTTTTTTATCTTTTTTGTAATCTCATTTCTCAGCAACATTTTAGGACCCATAATTCCCGATATACTCAATAGTTTTGATTTAGGAATTGGTTTAGCTGGTTTTCTCCCTTTTTCGTTTTTTGTCTCCTATGGTATCGCTTCAATCCCAGGAGGGATTTTAGTAGAAAAGTACAAAGAAAAGAAAGTGCTGCTTCTGGCCTTCTTTTTAGCCTTTTTTGGTGCTTTGCTTTTTGCAATGATTCCTATTTTTCCAATTGCATTACTATCACTTTTTATCATCGGAACTGGTATGGCAATGCTCCAGGTGGTTATTAATCCACTACTTAGAGTAGCGGGAGGCGGAAAAAACTTCGCATTTAATTCCGTGATGGCTCAGTTGTTTTTTGGCGGAGCTTCATTTTTAAGTCCAATGTTGTACACTTATTTTGTTCAAAATGTACATTCAGGTGAATCTTCAAATTTCATCATAGATTTCATCAACAAAGTAGTGCCATCTGATATGAAATGGGTTTCCTTGTATTGGGTATTTGCAGTGGTTGCTTTATTAATGATTCTAATAATATATGCTGTTAAATTCCCTAAAGTGGAGTTGGAGGATGACGAAAGGATTGAGATTGGGAGTGCTTTCAAAGAGCTTCTGAAAAACAAGCAAGTGGTACTCTTCTTCCTCGGCATATTTTGTTACGTAGGTACGGAGCAAGGCATAGCCAATTGGACTTCCAAATACCTTCAAATTACCCATAATGTTGACCCTGCAACTCAAGGAGCAAGTATCATTTCTTATTTCTGGGGACTCCTGACGATAGGATGTATTTTAGGACTGATTTTATTGAAGTTTTTCGATAGTCGAAAAGTGCTGATTTTCTTTTCTATAGGTGCAATTATTTCTCTATTGTTAGCATTATTTGGCCCACTTAGTGTTGCATTGATCTGTTTTCCACTTACAGGGTTTTTCGCTTCGGTGATGTGGTCTATAATCGTTTCTTTGGCCCTAAATTCTGTTCCAAGTCATCATGGTACATTTTCAGGAATATTATGTACAGGAATAGCTGGAGGGGCATTTGTGCCTTTGATAATTGGTGGCTTGGGCGAAGTTTTCGGACTGCAGTTGGCGATGCTTTTTTTATTAGTAACTTTAGGATATATCTTAAGTATTGGCATTTGGGCAAAGCCCTTGGTAAACAATTCTACTGTAAAAAGCTGGCGAGAAATTTTTAATGTATAA
- a CDS encoding glucokinase gives MNIGVDLGGTKIKVGVAEGNVILNQTTALLLRKDSLSSTLTQLIELIRPHFSKTIEKIGIGVPSVVDIENGIVYNVTNIPSWEKVALKDILENEFQIPTFINNDVNCFTLGEYLYGDAKGYSSVVGITIGTGLGSGIIIDNKLYKGNNCGAGEIGLVKYLEKNYEYYIGSFFFERTYGFDALTAYKKALSGDLIGIQAFAEFGKHLGAAIQTIMYVFDPEVIIIGGSISKAYEFFETEMNNALLDFEFPESLKRIKILKSKNDNITLLGAAALGSKN, from the coding sequence ATGAATATTGGAGTTGATCTAGGAGGTACCAAAATAAAAGTAGGGGTAGCAGAGGGCAATGTGATTTTAAATCAGACCACAGCTCTATTGCTTCGAAAAGACTCATTATCTTCTACATTAACTCAACTTATCGAACTTATCAGACCTCATTTTTCGAAAACGATTGAGAAAATTGGTATTGGTGTGCCGTCAGTTGTAGATATAGAAAATGGGATTGTTTATAATGTAACGAATATTCCCTCTTGGGAGAAAGTGGCACTAAAAGATATCCTTGAAAATGAGTTTCAAATACCTACTTTTATCAATAATGATGTGAACTGCTTTACCCTAGGTGAGTACCTCTATGGGGATGCAAAAGGTTATAGCTCAGTTGTAGGTATTACGATTGGAACTGGTTTAGGCTCGGGTATTATCATTGATAACAAACTGTATAAAGGGAATAATTGTGGTGCTGGAGAAATAGGCTTAGTGAAGTATCTCGAAAAAAATTATGAATATTACATTGGTAGCTTTTTTTTTGAAAGAACCTATGGCTTTGATGCCCTCACTGCTTATAAAAAAGCTCTTAGTGGAGATTTGATAGGGATACAAGCATTTGCCGAATTTGGTAAACATCTCGGTGCTGCGATTCAAACCATTATGTATGTTTTTGATCCTGAAGTAATCATCATAGGAGGGTCAATCAGTAAAGCGTATGAATTCTTTGAAACAGAGATGAATAATGCCCTGTTGGATTTTGAATTTCCAGAATCCTTAAAAAGAATAAAGATTCTCAAGTCAAAAAATGATAATATTACACTTCTAGGAGCTGCTGCTCTAGGTTCTAAAAACTAA
- a CDS encoding Rhodanese-related sulfurtransferase codes for MFDFIKKIFSSAPSVDYQELLAKGAVLLDVRTSSEFKSGSVKGAINIPLDQLGNKLKMLKKNTPIITCCASGMRSGSATRLLKSKGFDEVYNAGSFRNLL; via the coding sequence ATGTTCGATTTTATAAAAAAAATATTTTCAAGTGCTCCTAGTGTTGATTATCAGGAGCTTTTAGCAAAAGGTGCAGTCCTTTTAGATGTTCGAACTTCAAGCGAATTCAAAAGCGGTAGTGTAAAAGGGGCAATAAATATTCCTTTGGATCAACTAGGGAATAAGCTAAAAATGTTAAAGAAAAACACACCAATAATAACTTGTTGTGCTTCCGGAATGCGTAGTGGTTCTGCTACTCGTTTACTAAAGTCTAAGGGATTTGACGAAGTTTATAACGCAGGAAGTTTTCGCAATTTATTGTAG